In Pseudomonas sp. ADAK2, the genomic window AGCATCGAAGTCAGCCCGCGCAACGTTGCTGCCAACACGGTCAAGCAGTGGGTTGTGGTGGTGGACAAGAAGCGCAAGCCGGAGCTGTTCATTCATTTGCTGCGCAAGGGCAAGTGGAAGCAGGTGCTGGTGTTCGCCAAGACCCGCAACGGCGTGGACGCGCTGGTGGAAAAACTTCAGGGCCTGGGCGTCAATGCCGACGGTATTCACGGCGACAAGCCGCAGGCAACCCGGCAGCGGGCGCTGGATCGGTTCAAGGCCAGTGAGATTCAGATTCTGGTGGCCACCGACGTTGCGGCCCGCGGTCTGGATATCGAAGATTTGCCGTTGGTGGTCAACTTCGACCTGCCGATCGTGGCTGAGGACTACATCCATCGCATTGGCCGTACCGGCCGTGCGGGCGCTACCGGTGAGGCGATTTCGTTGGTGTGCGCTGATGAAGTGAATCAGCTGTCGGCCATCGAGATGTTGACCCGTCAGACACTGACTCGCCAGACCGAGCAGGATTTCGAGCCTGAGCATCGGGTGCCCGATACTGATTCCACTGGCCAGGTGGTGAAGAAGCCGAAAAAACCGAAGAAGCCAAAGACCTCGGGTGGCGGTAAGCGCAACCTGGGTAAGTGGGTGGAGAGCGGGGATGCTTCGGCGGTGGAACCTTCGATCAAGCCTGTGCGAAAAGTGCCGGTGTTTAACACTGGGCCGCGTAAGAAGAAGCCTTGATCCAGTGATCGTTCCCACGCTCTGCGTGGGAATGCCTCAATGGACGCTCTGCGTCCGCTGTTGGGACGCGGAGCGTCCCGGGCTGCATTCCCACGCGGAGCGTGGGAACGATCAGTCAACGATCAGGTTCGGTGTTTCAGCCAGTCTGCAATTCCAAACCCCGCCGCCCGCCCACTGGCGAAACACCCGGTCAGCAAATAGCCCCCCGTCGGCGCTTCCCAATCCAGCATTTCCCCCGCGCAGAACACGCCAGGCAGTTGCTTGAGCATCAGTCGTTCATCCATGGCTTCAAACTTCACGCCACCGGCACTGCTGATGGCTTCGTCCAGTGGCCGGGTTTTCACCAGCGTCAGCGGCAATGCCTTGATCGCCTTGGCCAGCAACGCCGGGTCGGCGAAGCAATCGGCAGCCGTCAGCTCCCGCAGCAACGCCGCTTTGACGCCATCAAGACCTAACTGGCTGTGCAAGTGTTTGGACATCGAGCGCGAACCGCGCGGTTTGTTTAGCGCCGCTTGCACTTTATCCACAGGCCGGCCGGGCAACAGGTCGATATGAATGGTCGCCGAGCCCAGCAGGTTGATGGCCTCGCGGATCGGCGCCGACAACGCGTAGATCAAACTGCCTTCAATCCCCGTTGCGGTAATCACGCACTCGCCGAGACGCGGAATGTCGTCATTCAAGCCGATGGCGATATTTTTCAGCGGCGCACCAGCGAATTTGCTGACCATCAATTCGCTCCAGGCCTGCACCTCGAAGCCGCAATTACTCGGCTGCAAAGGCGCGAGTCCTACGCCGCGTTGTTCCAGCGGCAACATCCAGGCGCCGTCCGAACCCAGGCGCGACCAACTGCCGCCGCCGAGGGCGAGCAGGGTGGCGTCGGGTTTAACCGTGATTTCACCTTCGGGGCCAGCGATACGTAAATCGCCGCGGTCATTCCAGCCGAGCCAGCGATGACGGGTGTGGATAACTACGCCGGCATCGCGCAGGCGCTTGAGCCAGGCGCGGAGTAGGGGGGCGGCTTTCATGTCCGTAGGAAATACCCGGCCGGAGCTGCCGACAAAGGTTTCGATGCCCAAGTCATGAATCCACTGGCACAGGGCATCGGCACCGAAGGATCGCAGCAGCGGGGCGATCTGCGGCGCCCGTTCGGCGTAGCGTGAGAGAAATGCCGGGTAGGCTTCGGAGTGGGTGATGTTCATGCCGCCGACGCCGGCCAGGAGGAATTTTCGCCCCACCGAAGGCATGCCGTCGTACAGGTCGACCTTGATTCCGCGCTGGCTCAGCACCTCAGCGGCCATCAGGCCTGCAGGGCCACCGCCGATGATGGCGACGTGAGGGGGAAGGGCTGGGGCGGATGGGGTCATGGCGAGAGCTGCGGCGTGGCGGAATAAGCCGCGCATTCTATCAGCACCCATCGACGCGGGCGTGCTGGTAAAGGCTGGTCAAAAAACAACCAGTCCTTTGTAAGCCATAGGGGGTGAGGCCTGTAGGCGCTTTCACTCAGGTTATCCACAGGCAGTTCCACAGGCATTGTGGGTAAAGATTCACAGCTCAATGACAACCTGATGACTGCCAGACCCGTTGCGCGCTGTGATGGAGAATGCCATGCCGCCGGGCCAGGGCCTGGCGGTCCTTGCTGTAGCCGCCGCCAATCACCCCGACCACCGGAATGTCCCGGCCCAGGCAATGGCGCATCACGCTTTCATCGCGCGCCGCAACGCCTTCGTCGGTCAGCTTCAGGTAACCCAGCGCGTCATCCTTGTGCACATCAACGCCGGCGTCGTACAGCACCAGGTCCGGCTGGTAGAGCGGCAGCAAATAGTTGAGCGCGTCGTCCACCACCTGCAAATAATCGGCATCGCCCATGCCTTTGGGCAGTGGAATATCCCAGTCGCTTTCGGCTTTGCGTGCGGGAAAATTCTTCTCGCAGTGCAGGGAAACGGTGATCGCGTCCGGGGTGTTGTGCAGGATTCGTGCAGTCCCATCGCCCTGATGCACGTCGCAATCGAAGATCAGCACCCGATTCACCCGACCGCTTTCCAGCAGGTAATGGCTGATCACCGCCAGGTCGTTGAAGATGCAGAACCCGGCCGGGTAGTCGTAGTGGGCGTGATGGGTGCCGCCGGCCAAATGACAGGCCAAGCCATGTTCCAGCGCCTGCTCGGCCGCCAGCAACGATCCGCCGACCGCCCGCACCGTGCGCCGGGCCAGGGCTTCGTTCCACGGCAGGCCGAGGCGCCGCTGGTCTTCGCGGGACAACTCGCCGCTCATGTAGCGTTCGATATACGCAGGGTCATGTGCGAGGGCGAGAATCTCGGCAGGGCACAGTTCCGGGCGCAACAAATCGGCGTCCCGGACCAGGCCGCTGTCCACCAGGTGATCGCGCAGCAGGCGAAACTTGTCCATCGGGAAGCGGTGATCCGCCGGGAACTCGGGGCTGTAGTCTTCGTGGTAGATCAGCGGCAGGGGCATTGTCAGAATTTCAACGGCAGCATGTAGGAATAAGTGAACGATCCTACCAGCGATGTAGACTCAAAGGATGGAAACGGAGGGGCACGATGGAGCCGATACTGGAACTCGAAAGCGCGCGACTGCTCTTGCGGCAGTGGAGCGATGAGGATTTGCCGGAATTTGCGGCGATGTGTGCCGATCCACAAGTGATGCGTTATTTTCCGGCCGCGCTGAGCCGCCTGGAATGCGCTTCGTTGATCGGGCGGATTCGCGGGCATTTTGCCGAGCATGGTTTCGGCTTCTGGGCGCTGGAGCGCAAGGACACCGGCCAGTTCATCGGGTTTACCGGGTTGGCGGTGGTCAACTTCGACGCGCCGTTCGTCCCGGCCACCGAAATCGGCTGGCGCCTGGCCCGCGAACACTGGGGCCTGGGTTATGCCAGTGAAGCGGCGTGGACCGCTCTGCGCTGCGGCTTTGACCGGTTGGCGCTGAAAGAGGTCGTGGCCTTCACCACGCAAACCAATCTGCCGTCGGAGAAAGTCATGCAGGCGATTGGCATGCACCATGATTCAGCCGACGACTTCGACCACCCGAAGCTCGCGGCCGATCATCCGCTGCGTCACCATGTGCTGTACCGCATCACCCGTGAACAATGGCTGCAAACCTTGCATGGATAAGCAGGCACGGACGTTTACAATGGCCGCCATGTTGGCTTGGGCCATTAACTGAATCGACCGCCGCAGCCATGACTGCGCGGCATTGCTTTGTGTGAGGAGAGCCTGAATGAGCCAAGTGTTGGAAGATCTGGTAGACCTGCTGACCCTGGAACCGATTGAAGAAAACCTGTTCCGCGGCCGCAGCCAGGACCTGGGTTTCCGTCAGTTGTTCGGCGGCCAGGTGCTCGGCCAGTCCCTGTCGGCGGCCAGTCAGACCGTTGAAGAGACGCGGCATGTGCATTCGATGCACGGCTATTTCCTGCGCCCCGGTGACGCCAAGTTGCCGGTGGTGTACCAGGTTGATCGGGTGCGCGATGGCGGCAGTTTCAGCACCCGTCGCGTGACGGCAATCCAGAAGGGCCACCCGATTTTCACCTGCAGTGCGTCCTTCCAGTACGACGAAGAAGGCTTCCAGCACCAGACCGAAATGCCACAAGTGGTCGGCCCGGAAAACCTGCCGTCGGAACTGGAACTGGCTCAACAGCGCGCGCATTTGATTCCGGAACACATGCGCGAGAAGTTGCTCTGCCCGAAACCGATCGAATTCCGCCCGGTGACCGAGACAGATCCCTACAACCCGCAAGCGACTGACCCGATCAAGTACGTGTGGTTTCGCGCCGACGGTGCCTTGGCCGATTCGCCGGCGCTGCACAAATACCTGTTGGCCTACGCCTCGGACTTCGGGCTGTTGACCACTTCGTTGCTGCCCCATGGCAAATCGGTGTGGCAGAAAGACATGCAGGTCGCCAGCCTCGACCATTCGTTGTGGTTCCATTCGGACCTGCGCGCCGATGACTGGTTGCTCTACGCCATGGACAGTCCGTGGGCCGGCAACTCCCGTGGGTTCTCCCGTGGCAGCGTGTTCAACCGCGCCGGGCAACTGGTGGCGTCCGTCACTCAGGAAGGCCTGATTCGCCATCGCAAGGATTGGGCATGAGCCTGGCCGAGGTGCGGCACTGGGTGTTCGACATGGACGGCACCCTGACGGTGGCCGTGCATGATTTCGCGGCGATCCGCGTGGCGCTGGCGATCCCGGCCGAAGACGACATCCTGACCCACCTCGCCGCATTGCCCGCAGATGAAGCAGCGGCCAAACATGCGTGGTTGCTGGAGCATGAGCGGGATCTGGCGCTGGGTTCGAAACCGGCACCGGGCGCGGTGGAATTGGTGCGTGAACTGGCCGGGCGCGGTTATCGCCTCGGCATCCTCACCCGTAATGCGCGGGAATTGGCCCATGTGACCCTGGAAGCGATTGGCCTGGCCGACTGCTTCGCGGTGGAGGATGTGTTGGGCCGTGACGAAGCGCCACCCAAACCTCATCCTGGCGGTTTGCTGAAGTTGGCCGAAGCCTGGAACGTGCCGGCGAGTGAGCTGGTGATGGTCGGCGATTACCGCTTTGATCTGGATTGCGGTCGAGCGGCGGGGGCGCGGACGGTGCTGGTGAATCTGCCGGAAAATCCGTGGCCGGAATTGGCGGATTGGCATGCGGCGGATTGCGTTGAGTTGCGGCAGATGTTGTTGGCTTGAGGCATTGGTTGTCTGGTTAATTGCCTTCGCGGGCAAGCCTCGCTCCTACAGGGCAATGCATTTCCAACCGTAGGAGCGAGGCTTGCCCGCGAAGGGGCCCTAACAGACAACATAAATCTCATTGCCCAAACAAAACCTTCTGCCCCTCAGGCGACGTAAACATCCCATCCCCGTTATGCCCGACCCCAGGCACTTCGACCAGACGCTGGTTCACGCCCTGTGGATTACGCCGCAGCAGATAATCAAAAAAGTTATGCCCGCGAACCAGGCGATAAGCCCCTTGGGCCTCGGCTTCGCAGCCCTTGTCGAGCGCCGGATGCTGCGGGTCGGTGTCCTGCTGTCCGAGCAGATAAGTCACATCACGCTTGATGTAGTTGCCTTCAATCTGCGAGGCCGTTTGCCCACCGGCATAGATCGGCATGTCGGTCAGACCATACTTCCAGCGATTGAAACCGCTGCACCGCGCATGATCGAACGCCACGGGCCGCTGCTCATTGAAGTAGGCGTAGGACGACGGGTTGGCCACCACGTAACGGATTTTCACCCCGGCCGCCGTGAGCGCCGGTTGATCGTGCGCCAGCAGTGCGTAGCGCTGAACCACCTGGCCGCCCCCGGAGTGGCCGGCAATGACGATTTGCTTCACATCCGGAAACTGTCGGCGGTCGGCGATCCGCTCGATGATCTGGTCGAGGGCCGCAAAGGAACTCACCGCAAACGGCGCGGTGGATAAACCGCCGGCCATCCAGTCATTACCCTTCCAGCGCAACACCGTGTCCGCCACGGGCTGGCGCACGACGTCGGTTTCATTGAGGAATTGCGGGGCGATCACCAAGGTATTCGCACTTTGCCCAGCCTGTTCGGCGGCTTGCTCGGCGCTGCGCCGGTAGGTTTCGGCATTGCGCAGTCGACCGTGGATGACGATCAGCACCCGTTCGATCCTGGCCGGCGCCGGGCCCATACCCACCGCCATCTCACCTTCTTTCAACAGCAGGCGCCCGGGGCTGATCTCTTTGACCCCGTGCTCGTCAGCCTGGGCAGTTGCGCAGGCGATCAACAAAACCAACAGCCATCTATGCATTTACAAATTTTTCGCCGCGAAGGTATCGCACTGGCCGACCTGGCCCTGGGCAAAACCGGTTTTAAACCAGCGCACCCTTTGCGCTGACGATCCATGGGTGAAGGAGTCCGGTACGACGCGGCCCTGACCTTGCTGCTGCAAGCGGTCGTCGCCAATGGCATTGGCGGCGTTCAAGGCTTCCTCGATGTCACCGGGTTCCAGCCAGTTCAAGCGCTTTTGCGCATTGTTGGCCCAGACTCCGGCAAGGCAATCGGCCTGAAGTTCCTGGCGCACCAGTAAACCACCATCGCCTTCCATCTGCCGGCCTTGCTGGCGAGCGGTCTGAATTTTCGCGGAAACGCCAAGCAACGTCTGCACATGGTGTCCGACTTCGTGCGCAATCACGTAGGCCTGGGCGAAATCGCCCGCAGCCGAAAAGCGTTGCGACATTTCCTGGAAGAACGCCATGTCCAGGTAAACCTTCTGGTCCGCCGGGCAGTAAAACGGCCCGGTCGCCGAGGTGGCCAGGCCGCACGCGGAGTTCACGCGGTTGCTGAACAGCACCAGGGTCGGGTTGCGGTATTGCTTGCCGGCCTGCTGGAAAATCTGACCCCAGGTGTCTTCGGTATCGCCGAGGATCGAACGCACGAATTCGGCGCCTTCGTCATTGGCCGGGGGCGCCTTGCGGGTCTGGCTCGTGGTCGGTGCCGACTGCTCGCTCATCTGCCCGGTCAATTGCCCGAGAATCTGCATCGGGTCCTGGCCGGTGATCCAGCCGATCCCGACGATCAACAGGATCGCCGTCAGGCTCAGGCCCTTGCCGCCACCAAAGCGCATCCCGCCGCCGCCCCCGCCGACATCATCACCACGGGCGTCGACTACGTTGTCGCTGCGTCGGCCTTTTTTCCATAGCATGTGGGATTCCTCTTTCTTTTCCGGGTGAAGAAGCGTGGTGATGAGTGTTGCTGGTGGGTTGGCGTGGCGCCAGCCCGGTCGTCAGACAGCCTTTCGCGCAGGCGGTTCTGTGCCTTGTACTGACATTAGCGGTTTCGTCGGCGGGAGGGTATTACAGGTCCACGCTGGTGAAGGTATCGCAGGTGTTGATCCGACCCGTGGCGAACCCGGATTTGAACCAGTTCGACCGCTGCTCTGAAGTGCCATGACTGAACGTTTCCGGTCGTATCGCGGCGTTTTGGGCGCGTTGCAAGTAATCGTCGCCGAACACGGCGGCGGCATGCAGGGCCGCGTCGATGTCTCCGGGCTCCAGCCAAGCCAGGCGTTTTTGCGCATGGTGCGCCCAGACGCCGGCGAGGCAATCGGCCTGCAACTCTGCCCGTACTTCCAGGCCGCCATCGCCGATTATCGGTTGCCGGTTGGCCAACGCTTTCTCGAAAGGTTCGGAGAGACCCAGTTCAAGCTGCACGTGATGGCCGATTTCGTGAGCGAGGACGTAAGCCTGGGCGAAGTCGCCGATCACCGAAAATTGCTGGGCCATCTGCGCAAAGAATTCAGGATCGAGGTAGACCTGTTGGTTATCGGGGCAATAAAACGGGCCGTTGCCTGTGTGGGCATAACCGCAGCCGGAGGTTACGTCATGGCTGAACAGGGTTAGTTTGGGTGGCGGGTAGTGGCGACCGGTCTGGGCGAAAAGTTGTTTCCAGGTGTCTTCGGTATCGCCCAGCACGGATTGGACGAACAGTAAGGTCGTATCGCCAGAGGGCTGAGGGGCGGTGGAATGAAACGGTGTGTCCGTTTCGACGGGCAGGATGTCCGGTGTCGTACCCAGCGCCGAGTAAAGTCCTACGCCCGCCAACGCGGCGGCGGCCAGTCCGGCGCCCAGTGTTTTCCCTGTGAGTTGGCGGGCATCCTTGCCCTCGCGCGTGTCATTGACGTTGTCGCTGCGTCTTGCCTTGTTCCATAGCATGTTGCGGTTTCTCCATAGACTGATAGAGGCGTGTATCGCCGCCGCCATGAATAACCGCATTGGCAAACGCGGTGTTGGAAAAATGTGTAAGGGTTGGTGAATCGCGTGTGATCCTTCGCGAGCAAGCTTCGCTCCTACAAGAGCGGGGCGTTGTTCGCACACTTTTATCGTTCGCCTGTGTAAGAATCTGGAACCAGGTTCTAAATTGTTGGAATTAAAATTCCAAAGGATTGCCATGACCCTCAGCACCCCTCTTTCCGGTGTAAACAAACCCTTCAAAGGGATTTTGCTGATCGTCGCCGCGACGTTCCTGTTTTCCAGCCATGACGCGTTGTCGAAATACCTCTCCGGCTTCTACCCGATCATCATGGTGGTCTGGGCCCGTTATCTGGTTCACACCTTGTTGATGGCCGGGATTTTTCTGCCGCAATCCGGGTTGCGTGTCCTACGTACCAAACGACCGTTGCTGCAACTGACGCGGGCGTTGTGCCTGCTGGGCACCAGCCTGTTTTTCACCACCGGGTTGTTGTACATCCCGTTGGCCGAAGCCACGGCGGTCAACTTTCTTGCGCCAGTGCTGGTCACCGCATTGTCGGTGCCGCTGCTCAAGGAACACGTCACCCGTGGCCAATGGATCGCGGTGATTTGCGGCTTCGTTGGCGTGCTGATCATCGTCCACCCTGGCGGCGAACTGTTTACCCCGGCGATATTGCTGCCGTTCTGCTCGGCGATGTTTTTCTGCTTCTATCAGTTGCTCACCCGCAAGCTCAGCCAGATCGACAGCCCGACCACCAGCAACTTCTTCGCCGGGCTGTGCAACACCCTGGTGATGAGCGCGCTGGTACCGTTCTTCTGGCAGGTGCCAACGCTGGGGCATGGGTTGTTGATGCTGGCGCTGGGGAGTTGCGGGATGACGGCGCATTTGTTTCTGACCCAGGCCTTTCGCTACGCCGCCCCGGCGTTGCTGGCGCCGTTTGGTTATTGTCAGATTGTGTTTGCCGGTCTGCTCGGTTGGCTGCTGTTTTCCCACACGCCGACCCTGACCACCGTGGTCGGGATCGCGGTGATTTGCTGCAGCGGGTTGGCGGCGGCGTGGCAACAGAGCCGTCGATAGCGGCAGGCCTGGCATCAGGCCTGCCGGGGTAGGGCGTTTCAGTCGGTGACGGTAGGAATCTTGCGCGGTGCCATGAAGTACATCCAGATCAGTGCGATGAAGTACATCGCCGGAATCAGAGTGAACAGCACCGTGTAGTTGTTGTTGGTGACGGTCAGGATATGGCCGACCAATTGCGTCATGAACATCCCGCCGATGGCCGCGCACATGCCGCCGAAACCAAACACCGTACTCATCATGTGTTTAGGCGTGTAGTCCATCACCAGGCTCCAGATGTTCGCGGTCCAGGCCTGGTGCGCGCCGATGGCCAGGGAAATCGCCGCCACCGCGACCCACAGGTTGCTGGACCCTGCGGCCATGATCACGCCGATGATGCAGCAGGCAAACAGCAACATCGACATCAGTCGCGCCTTGATCGGGTTGATTCCGCGGCCGATCAGGAAGGAGGACAGAATCCCGCCGCCGACACTGCCGAAGTCCGCCGTCAGGTAAATGATGATCAGCGGAATGCCCATCTGGGTCACGTTGATGCCCAGGTTGTATTGCTGATTGAGGAACGGTGGCAGCCAGTACAGGTAGAACCAGAACACCGGCGCGGTCATCGAGTAGGCGAGGGCGAAGGCCCAGGTGCCCCGCATGCGCAGGATTTTCGAGAACGGCACGCGGGATTGTTCCGGCTCCGCTTCCTCCTGGATGTAGTCCAGTTCCGATTGTTTGACGCTCGGATGCTCTTCCGGGTTGAAGTACTTCAAGCCCCAGAACAGCAGCCAGATCCCGCCCAGTGCCGACATGCACAGGAACGCGGCTTGCCAGCCCCACGCGTGGAGGATCAGTGGCAACAGCATCGGGGTGAACATCGCACCGACGTTGGTCCCGGCGTTGAAGATGCCGGTGGCCACGGCGCGTTCGCCTGCCGGGAACCACAACCGGGTGGTTTTCACACAGGCCGGGTAGTTCGCCGCCTCGGTCAAGCCGAGAATAAACCGACAGACCATGAAGCCTGCTGCCGACGTCGCCAGGCCATGGGCGCCGGTGGCCAGGCTCCAGAGCAGCACCGCGCAGAAGAACACGCGCTTGACGCCGACCCGGTCGATCAAACGGCCTTGCAGCACGAAGCCGATGGCGTAGCCGACCTGGAACCAGAAGTTGATGTTGGCGTAGTCCATCGCCGTCCAGCTCATTTCCTTGGCCAGGATCGGCTGCATGACGCCGAGTGCGGCGCGGTCGATGTAGTTCAGGGTGGTGGCGAAAAACACCAGCGCCAACATGCCCCAACGGGTTTTGCCGACGGCCATGGCACCGCGGATCTTGGCGCCGATGCCAGCGCTGGCAGGAGTCATGGAAGAACGCTCCATGGGAGAGCTTTGTGAAGGAGTCATGTAGGCCACCGATTATTTTTATGTGGTGTTCTGGGTCTTGGGTAACCGAGCCGAGCGGCTGAATGTCCGGGCTCAATGTGCAGTCGATGTTGGGCAGTGGACAAAAAATCGTCAATTCGCCAAGGGTCATTGTGTTCGATAATCGCACATAAAACTAACTGGCTAGTACACTTTGAATTGCTGTACGGGAGCTTGCGGCCAATAATTTATCCCAAGAAAAACGCGATCCCCGTGTAGGAGGGAACGCCCACCACCGGGAGTCGACCCATGCAGCGTTCCATTGCCACCGTTTCCTTGAGCGGCACCCTGCCGGAAAAACTCGAAGCCATCGCCGCCGCCGGGTTTGACGGGGTGGAGATTTTCGAAAATGACCTGCTTTATTACGACGGCAGTCCCCGGGAAATCAGACAGATGTGCGCAGATCTCGGGATCGCGATCACGCTGTTCCAACCCTTCCGCGATTTCGAAGGCTGCCGCCGCGATCGTCTGCCGCGCAACCTGGAACGGGCCGAGCGCAAGTTCGACTTGATGCAGGAATTGGGCACCGACCTGGTGCTGGTGTGCAGCAACGCTGCGGCGGATTCGATCGGCGATGAGCAGATCCTGATCGATGATTTGCACCTGCTGGCCGAACGGGCCGGCGCTCGTGGCCTGCGCATTGGCTACGAAGCCCTGGCCTGGGGCCGTCACGTCAATACTTATCAACAGGTGTGGAACATCGTTCGCCAAGCCGATCACCCAAACCTCGGCGTGTTGCTGGACAGTTTTCACACCCTGTCGCTCAAAGGTGACCCCAGCGCGATCGCCGAGATTCCGGGCGACAAAATCTTCTTCGTGCAAATGGCCGACGCGCCGATCCTGGCCATGGACGTGCTGGAGTGGAGTCGGCATTTCCGCTGCTTCCCCGGCCAGGGCGAATTTGATCTGGCGGGGTTCCTCGCACCGATCATCCAGAGCGGCTACACCGGGCCTTTGTCCCTGGAGATCTTCAATGACGGCTTCCGCGCCGCGCCGCCACGGGCCAATGCCGCCGATGGTTTGCGCTCGTTGCTGTACCTGGAAGAGAAAACTCGCCAGCGTCTGGCGCAAGTAGCCAGGCCTGTGGCCAATGTCGATATCCTGTTCGAAACGCCCAAGGCCAGCGAGTACAACGGCATCGAGTTTCTCGAGTTCGCGGTAGATGAAAGCCTCGGCGCCAAGCTCTCGCATTGGCTGGAACGCCTGGGTTTCGTCAAGGCCGGGCAGCATCGCTCCAAGAGTGTGAGTCTGCTGCGCCAGGGCGATATCAACCTGATCCTCAACTCTGAACCGTACTCGTTTGCCCACAGTTTTTTCGAGGCCCACGGCCCGTCGCTGTGCGCCACCGCCGTGCGGGTCAACGATAGCGCCAGCGCCCTGGCGCGCGCCGTGGCCTACAAGGGCCAGCCTTATCGCGGGCTGGTCGGCCCCAACGAACTGGAACTCGCCGCCGTGCGCGCGCCGGACGGCAGCCTGATTTACCTGGTGGACCAGGACGCCGATGTCTACGGCACCGATTTCAATCTGCAACCGACGGCCACGGCCAGCGGCGGCCTTAAACGCATCGACCACATGGCCATGGCGCTGCCGGCCGACAGCCTCGACAGCTGGGTGTTGTTCTATAAAAGCCTGCTGGATTTCGAGGCTGACGATGAGGTGGTGCTGCCCGATCCGTATGGCCTGGTGAAGAGCCGGGCGCTGCGCAGCCGGGACAGTTCGATCCGCTTGCCGCTGAACATTTCCGAGAATCGCAACACCGCAATCTCACACGCGCTGTCGAGTTATCGCGGCTCCGGCGTGCATCACATCGCCTTCGACTGCGACGACATCTTCGCTGAAGTCAGCCGGGCGAAAGAGGCGGGCGTGCCGCTGCTGGATATTCCGCTCAACTACTACGATGACCTCGCCGCGCGGTTCGATTTCGATGACGAGTTCCTCAGCGAACTGGCCTACTTCAACGTGCTGTACGACCGCGACGCCCAGGGTGGCGAGCTGTTTCATGTTTACACCGAGCCGTTCGAAGGGCGGTTCTTCTTCGAGATCATCCAGCGCAAGAACGGATACGCCGGTTACGGGGCGGCCAATGTCGCGGTGCGGCTGGCGGCCATGGCCAAGTCCCGAAGTGGTGCCGTACGTCAGGCAAAGTTGTAGGGAAATCGTAAACACGGGGTTAAACGGCGGCCGCGCGGCTTCCTTCACTGTGCGGCGCGGCCCATAATCGCCAGCCTGTGCAGTGATGGCCGTGAGCCCGCAATGACAATAATTTCAGAACGCTCCATCGCCTCCGGCGAGCCGCTTGTCGAGCCTCGCAAGAGTCGCAAGAACAACCCGGAAAAGACCCGCGAGAATATCCTGCAAGAGGCGATTGTCGAGTTCGTCCAGCAAGGGCTTTCCGGCGCGCGCGTCGATGCGATCGCCGAGCGCATCCACACCTCCAAACGCATGATCTATTACTACTTCGGCAGTAAGGAACAGCTGTATGTCGAGGTGTTGGAGAAACTCTACGGCGACATCCGCAGCACCGAAAACCGACTGCACCTGGCCGAGCTGGCGCCGGTGGAAGCGATTCGGCGCCTGGTGGAATTCACCTTCGACCACCATGACCGCAACGTCGATTTCGTGCGCATCGTCAGCATCGAGAACATTCACAACGCCGAGTATGTGAAGCGCTCCGATGTGATCAAGGCGATGAACAACACCATCCTCGATTCACTGAACGAGATCCTGCGTCGCGGTGCCGAAGACGGTGTGTTCCGGGCGGGCCTCCAGCCGCTGGATGTGCATTTGTTGATCAGTTCGTTCTGCTTCTATCGCGTGTCGAACCGCCATACGCTCGGTGAGATTTTTCAGGTGGATTTGCCGGATGAAGGCATCAAGCAGCGTCATCGGGCGATGATTTGCGAGTCGGTTTTGCGGTATTTGCAGGCCTGACGCCTTCGCGGGCAAGCCTCGCTCCTACAGGTTTGAGGTGTGCCGCACGATTTGGGTACGACAAAAATCC contains:
- a CDS encoding MFS transporter, giving the protein MERSSMTPASAGIGAKIRGAMAVGKTRWGMLALVFFATTLNYIDRAALGVMQPILAKEMSWTAMDYANINFWFQVGYAIGFVLQGRLIDRVGVKRVFFCAVLLWSLATGAHGLATSAAGFMVCRFILGLTEAANYPACVKTTRLWFPAGERAVATGIFNAGTNVGAMFTPMLLPLILHAWGWQAAFLCMSALGGIWLLFWGLKYFNPEEHPSVKQSELDYIQEEAEPEQSRVPFSKILRMRGTWAFALAYSMTAPVFWFYLYWLPPFLNQQYNLGINVTQMGIPLIIIYLTADFGSVGGGILSSFLIGRGINPIKARLMSMLLFACCIIGVIMAAGSSNLWVAVAAISLAIGAHQAWTANIWSLVMDYTPKHMMSTVFGFGGMCAAIGGMFMTQLVGHILTVTNNNYTVLFTLIPAMYFIALIWMYFMAPRKIPTVTD
- a CDS encoding alpha/beta fold hydrolase — translated: MHRWLLVLLIACATAQADEHGVKEISPGRLLLKEGEMAVGMGPAPARIERVLIVIHGRLRNAETYRRSAEQAAEQAGQSANTLVIAPQFLNETDVVRQPVADTVLRWKGNDWMAGGLSTAPFAVSSFAALDQIIERIADRRQFPDVKQIVIAGHSGGGQVVQRYALLAHDQPALTAAGVKIRYVVANPSSYAYFNEQRPVAFDHARCSGFNRWKYGLTDMPIYAGGQTASQIEGNYIKRDVTYLLGQQDTDPQHPALDKGCEAEAQGAYRLVRGHNFFDYLLRRNPQGVNQRLVEVPGVGHNGDGMFTSPEGQKVLFGQ
- the ypfJ gene encoding KPN_02809 family neutral zinc metallopeptidase, producing MLWKKGRRSDNVVDARGDDVGGGGGGMRFGGGKGLSLTAILLIVGIGWITGQDPMQILGQLTGQMSEQSAPTTSQTRKAPPANDEGAEFVRSILGDTEDTWGQIFQQAGKQYRNPTLVLFSNRVNSACGLATSATGPFYCPADQKVYLDMAFFQEMSQRFSAAGDFAQAYVIAHEVGHHVQTLLGVSAKIQTARQQGRQMEGDGGLLVRQELQADCLAGVWANNAQKRLNWLEPGDIEEALNAANAIGDDRLQQQGQGRVVPDSFTHGSSAQRVRWFKTGFAQGQVGQCDTFAAKNL
- the ypfJ gene encoding KPN_02809 family neutral zinc metallopeptidase: MLWNKARRSDNVNDTREGKDARQLTGKTLGAGLAAAALAGVGLYSALGTTPDILPVETDTPFHSTAPQPSGDTTLLFVQSVLGDTEDTWKQLFAQTGRHYPPPKLTLFSHDVTSGCGYAHTGNGPFYCPDNQQVYLDPEFFAQMAQQFSVIGDFAQAYVLAHEIGHHVQLELGLSEPFEKALANRQPIIGDGGLEVRAELQADCLAGVWAHHAQKRLAWLEPGDIDAALHAAAVFGDDYLQRAQNAAIRPETFSHGTSEQRSNWFKSGFATGRINTCDTFTSVDL
- a CDS encoding DMT family transporter; translated protein: MTLSTPLSGVNKPFKGILLIVAATFLFSSHDALSKYLSGFYPIIMVVWARYLVHTLLMAGIFLPQSGLRVLRTKRPLLQLTRALCLLGTSLFFTTGLLYIPLAEATAVNFLAPVLVTALSVPLLKEHVTRGQWIAVICGFVGVLIIVHPGGELFTPAILLPFCSAMFFCFYQLLTRKLSQIDSPTTSNFFAGLCNTLVMSALVPFFWQVPTLGHGLLMLALGSCGMTAHLFLTQAFRYAAPALLAPFGYCQIVFAGLLGWLLFSHTPTLTTVVGIAVICCSGLAAAWQQSRR